A stretch of Numenius arquata chromosome 11, bNumArq3.hap1.1, whole genome shotgun sequence DNA encodes these proteins:
- the LOC141470112 gene encoding olfactory receptor 10A7-like, translating into MTGNFLIIIVANTDPALHTLMYYFLKNLAWIEIYFTLNIVPKMLVDLLLERKVTSFSTCVLQLYLVTFFITSECFVLGAMSYDQYVAIRHPLHYAITMNRRACLHMVIACWISGIPLSVGLTGWLFCGSKEIEHFFCNITPVLDLVYSDTYLFELLVFIATVIIVLIPFILIAASYIQIIHTTLQMTSAKGRSKAFFTCIAHLVVMTLFYCTTGVIHLKPKFSVLANSRKLVALSYTVVTPMLKPIAYSLQKKRSKACSEEDIWEETILWQGASA; encoded by the coding sequence ATGACAGGGAACTTTCTCATCATCATAGTTGCAAACACTGACCCTGCCTTGCACACCCTCATGTACTATTTTCTCAAAAACCTGGCTTGGATTGAAATTTACTTTACACTAAACATAGTCCCCAAGATGCTTGTGGATTTGTTGTTGGAGAGAAAGGTCACCTCTTTTTCTACCTGTGTTCTGCAACTTTACTTGGTCACATTCTTCATCACTTCTGAGTGTTTCGTTTTAGGTGCCATGTCATACGACCAATACGTGGCTATACGCCATCCCTTGCACTATGCCATAACAATGAATAGGAGAGCGTGTCTTCATATGGTCATAGCATGCTGGATTTCTGGTATTCCACTATCTGTAGGACTCACTGGTTGGCTATTTTGTGGCTCAAAGGAGATTGAACATTTCTTTTGCAACATCACTCCTGTTCTGGATCTGGTTTATTCAGACACATACTTATTCGAGCTTCTTGTGTTCATTGCTACTGTTATAATTGTTTTGATCCCATTTATCTTGATAGCAGCTTCTTACATCCAGATAATCCATACCACCCTCCAAATGACATCTGCCAAAGGAAGAAGCAAAGCTTTTTTCACCTGCATTGCTCATCTGGTGGTGATGACTCTGTTCTACTGCACAACTGGTGTGATACATTTAAAGCCAAAGTTCAGTGTCTTGGCAAACAGCAGGAAACTGGTAGCTCTTTCTTACACAGTGGTAACTCCCATGTTGAAGCCAATCGCCtacagcttacaaaaaaaaagaagtaaagcaTGCTCTGAGGAAGACATTTGGGAGGAGACAATTCTTTGGCAAGGTGCCTCTGCCTAG
- the LOC141470264 gene encoding LOW QUALITY PROTEIN: olfactory receptor 12D1-like (The sequence of the model RefSeq protein was modified relative to this genomic sequence to represent the inferred CDS: inserted 1 base in 1 codon), translating into MLNQTETSEFILLGLTDTQELQYFFFIAFLLLYLTSLLGNGAIVTMVIFEPRLHTPMYFFLGNLSCLDILYSTVTVPKMLTGFLFGHQPISFGGCLAQLHFFHFLGSTEAVLLATMAYDRYVAICNPLRYTLIMSPWTLLLAVACWSIGFVHAMMHSVMTSQLSFCGHNHICHFFCDIKPLLNLACSTTSLNMTLLNVVTTSIALGPFILIVFSYLYIISFLFQKVQSQEGRWKPFSACXSHLIIVALLYIPVFCNYTAPSSGSFPKRDVQGSLMYSTVAPALNPLIYTLRNQEMRCALKKMLGRKFFPGGK; encoded by the exons ATGCTGAACCAGACAGAGACCAGTGAGTTCATCCTTTTGGGCCTCACCGACACCCAGGAGCTGCAGTACTTTTTCTTTATCGCCTTTCTGCTACTCTACTTGACCAGTCTTCTGGGAAATGGTGCCATTGTCACCATGGTGATATTTGAGCCCCGACTCCACACACCGATGTACTTCTTCCTTGGCAACCTGTCCTGCCTGGATATTTTATACTCTACAGTCACTGTTCCCAAGATGCTGACTGGCTTTCTCTTTGGGCATCAGCCCATCTCTTTTGGAGGGTGCTTGGCCCAGCTTCACTTCTTCCACTTCCTGGGCAGTACTGAGGCTGTGCTCCTGGCCaccatggcctacgaccgctatgTGGCCATTTGCAATCCTTTGCGCTACACCCTTATCATGAGCCCATGGACTTTGCTGCTGGCGGTGGCCTGCTGGTCCATTGGGTTTGTACATGCCATGATGCACTCAGTCATGACCTCCCAACTGAGTTTCTGTGGCCACAACCACATTTGCCACTTCTTCTGTGACATCAAGCCACTGTTGAATTTGGCTTGCAGTACTACCAGCCTCAACATGACCCTCCTCAATGTTGTCACCACATCTATTGCTCTAGGCCCCTTCATTCTCATAGTCTTCTCCTACCTCTACATcatctcctttctcttccagaaaGTCCAGTCCCAGGAAGGAAGATGGAAGCCCTTCTCCGCCT GCTCCCACCTCATCATTGTGGCACTGTTGTACATACCGGTGTTCTGCAATTATACAGCACCCTCCTCAGGAAGCTTTCCTAAAAGGGATGTGCAAGGGTCTCTCATGTACAGCACTGTCGCCCCAGCTCTGAACCCCTTGATCTACACTCTTAGGAATCAGGAGATGAGATGTGCCCTGAAAAAAATGCTGGGGAGAAAATTTTTTCCTGGAGGAAAGTGA